In the Leptospiraceae bacterium genome, one interval contains:
- a CDS encoding PAS domain-containing sensor histidine kinase translates to MKILISSTLSSIPIVLAEKKGLFPKDTSSLVTESHNAYSGIIYLLREGRAAAGEVPFSYFLRENRLKKTPFKSLYPGAILTNISYKFYSSMNINFSNLDYSKEYIIPVTHVNSIERYVVEYYFQSKKFHRLKIRFQETPFHLLEKYFHQSDCLGMAGNRFMFPALNSAFEINEFPEITLPTNILVFSGIFFHEKKRLSLEIIESIMQSIDLLAKTNPDENSELIDTIYSSGNFPEYSYQDIKKIFLMNSTRKNKFFSYGPYEEDLEKIRPYVFANDGKTIRQKRYSNIFSPLNNIRSVLREVSNNEKTISYEKSFGLKLIKDLNLLLLDISEKNFDSRLRLEEIKDYSLVARTYFNEIVDQLVWKIYYLQYEITKLENLNSVLEIKLDRSFIDLQFSEERYRYLFEYSTDPSIIIDIYSGNIIDSNMKFRQITGYSRSDLAKLEFEDMVGHNEKIASLKENENDSVQEIYFSDFELIRKDQISLDVDLNISSISRLSGKYQIQFVNNSEKKENERLKHEFISNISHELRSPMTNIQGYFQLLSGNMNLTRFTSDELDMLKVIDKNIKRMNHLIENLLKLEQKNILDSKDDLEKFDPAYVIRDIADTYSPLAKEKKLQIVLNLEESLFIEGVKFEFSQIIGNLLNNAIKYTEVGSVTITLKRSENHIAIITVADTGIGIDPEYSISIFERFFRVPSVHNKKIGGTGLGLAITQTLLEKMGGVILLDSKPGKGSVFTIRLPLST, encoded by the coding sequence ATGAAAATACTGATTTCTTCTACTTTGTCTTCTATTCCTATTGTGCTTGCTGAAAAAAAAGGACTCTTTCCAAAAGATACATCCTCCTTAGTCACTGAATCGCATAACGCATATTCTGGGATTATTTACTTATTGAGAGAGGGAAGGGCAGCTGCGGGAGAAGTTCCGTTTAGCTACTTTTTACGAGAGAATCGTTTAAAGAAAACTCCATTCAAGAGTTTGTATCCGGGAGCTATTTTAACCAACATATCTTATAAATTTTATTCTTCTATGAATATAAATTTTTCAAATTTAGACTACTCTAAAGAATATATAATTCCGGTGACCCACGTAAATTCGATTGAGCGCTATGTCGTAGAGTATTACTTCCAAAGTAAAAAATTTCACAGATTAAAGATTCGATTTCAGGAAACGCCTTTTCATCTACTAGAAAAATATTTTCATCAGAGTGATTGCTTGGGTATGGCGGGAAATCGTTTTATGTTCCCTGCTTTGAATTCAGCGTTTGAAATAAACGAATTTCCGGAAATCACTCTACCTACAAATATCTTGGTGTTTAGTGGAATATTTTTCCATGAAAAAAAAAGACTTTCTCTTGAGATAATTGAATCCATCATGCAATCAATAGATTTATTGGCGAAGACAAACCCGGACGAAAATTCTGAATTGATCGACACGATCTATTCATCCGGGAATTTCCCGGAGTACAGCTATCAAGATATAAAGAAAATTTTTTTAATGAATTCAACCAGAAAAAATAAATTTTTCTCTTATGGTCCTTATGAAGAAGATTTGGAAAAAATACGACCCTATGTATTTGCCAATGACGGGAAGACCATTCGTCAAAAAAGGTATTCAAACATATTTAGCCCTTTGAATAATATTCGATCTGTTTTGAGAGAAGTTTCTAATAACGAAAAAACTATTAGTTATGAAAAGAGCTTTGGTTTAAAGTTGATCAAGGACTTAAATCTGCTTTTGTTGGATATTTCAGAAAAGAATTTTGATTCCAGACTTAGGCTTGAAGAGATCAAAGATTATAGCCTTGTAGCAAGAACTTATTTTAATGAAATCGTAGATCAACTCGTATGGAAAATTTATTATCTACAATATGAAATTACAAAATTAGAAAACTTAAATTCTGTTCTGGAAATCAAATTAGATCGGAGCTTTATTGATTTACAATTTTCAGAAGAAAGGTATAGATATTTATTTGAGTATTCTACCGATCCATCAATTATTATAGACATATATTCCGGTAATATCATAGACTCCAATATGAAATTCAGACAAATTACAGGCTATTCCAGAAGTGATTTGGCAAAGTTAGAATTTGAAGATATGGTTGGGCATAATGAGAAAATTGCATCTTTGAAAGAGAACGAAAATGATTCAGTTCAAGAAATATATTTTTCCGATTTTGAATTAATCAGAAAAGATCAGATTTCTTTGGATGTGGATTTGAATATTAGCTCTATATCAAGGCTGTCTGGAAAATATCAGATTCAATTTGTTAATAATTCGGAAAAAAAAGAAAATGAAAGACTCAAGCATGAATTTATTTCTAATATCAGCCATGAGCTACGATCTCCTATGACTAACATCCAAGGATATTTTCAGCTTCTTAGCGGGAATATGAATTTGACTCGCTTTACTTCAGACGAGTTGGATATGTTAAAAGTAATAGATAAAAATATTAAACGAATGAACCACTTAATAGAAAATTTATTAAAATTGGAGCAAAAAAATATTTTAGATTCCAAAGACGATTTAGAAAAGTTTGACCCTGCGTATGTGATTCGAGATATTGCAGATACATACAGTCCTTTAGCAAAAGAAAAAAAGTTACAAATTGTTTTGAATCTTGAAGAGTCTTTATTTATTGAAGGTGTCAAATTCGAATTTTCACAAATCATTGGAAATCTACTTAACAATGCTATTAAGTACACAGAAGTCGGAAGTGTTACAATTACCCTAAAAAGAAGTGAGAATCATATTGCAATCATCACAGTTGCAGACACCGGAATAGGAATCGATCCGGAGTATAGCATTTCTATTTTTGAGAGATTTTTCAGAGTGCCTTCTGTTCATAATAAAAAAATCGGAGGCACAGGACTTGGGCTTGCTATTACACAAACTTTGTTAGAGAAAATGGGGGGTGTGATTTTATTGGATAGTAAGCCGGGGAAAGGATCTGTATTTACGATTAGGCTCCCGCTTTCGACCTAA
- a CDS encoding STAS domain-containing protein: MIEIKKEDSTIKISFQKPEFDIGDVKELEGIVTSLINQSYVKLIFDFQTVKFINSTTMGQIAKLIQDAKNKNAKIFFNGEIDPFVYQLFSISGLEEYLNNREDD, from the coding sequence ATGATTGAAATTAAAAAAGAAGATTCAACTATAAAAATTAGTTTCCAGAAACCGGAGTTTGATATTGGTGATGTCAAAGAGCTGGAAGGAATAGTCACATCTTTGATAAATCAAAGCTATGTAAAATTAATATTTGATTTTCAAACTGTAAAATTTATCAACTCCACTACAATGGGGCAAATTGCAAAATTAATTCAAGACGCAAAAAACAAAAATGCCAAAATTTTCTTTAATGGAGAGATCGATCCATTCGTTTATCAACTTTTTTCCATCTCCGGCTTAGAAGAATATTTGAATAATCGAGAAGACGACTGA
- a CDS encoding DUF1574 family protein: MNHTFFRAYYLFIPVVLFFTLFLFDKIFGTMPIRKLTETRIEFSFYDEKKNLLTQIKKYNSERTKDDSLLVLFGTSHMGEFSTQYISKKIKGLTTYNFSAPMASPSFLYYWFQKLHSEKIHIDYAVLEIVPEMFTDNANNYALKFSYDWNFMFRHRDFFTLKDLESFAVANLFDSIRFPFHGMTAIERIKSSGTTNQLEFLQSMVHLATVKNNGGIPNPILHEVPETYLERESKDYFKKNFTNFKTSTTQDKFYSEFLKFASENNIKVLVYKPLVSPYLQAILNSEKFYSDWENEKYKIADTYKMRILNLSEKEKNIQCKKFVDVHHLSGGCYNEVTDILLSTIFPKKNQ, translated from the coding sequence ATGAACCACACATTTTTTAGAGCTTACTACCTATTTATACCTGTTGTACTTTTTTTTACGCTATTTCTTTTTGATAAAATTTTTGGTACAATGCCAATTAGAAAACTCACAGAGACTAGAATTGAATTTTCATTTTACGATGAAAAGAAAAATTTATTGACTCAAATAAAAAAATACAATTCAGAAAGAACCAAAGACGATTCTCTTCTGGTGCTCTTTGGTACTTCGCACATGGGAGAGTTTTCAACTCAATACATATCTAAAAAAATCAAGGGATTAACAACGTACAATTTTTCTGCCCCCATGGCCAGTCCTTCGTTTCTTTATTATTGGTTTCAAAAACTGCACTCAGAGAAAATTCATATAGATTATGCAGTTCTCGAAATTGTTCCCGAAATGTTTACAGATAACGCAAATAATTATGCACTGAAGTTTTCCTACGATTGGAATTTTATGTTCCGACATAGAGATTTTTTTACTCTAAAAGATTTAGAAAGTTTTGCAGTTGCCAATCTATTCGACTCTATTCGTTTTCCATTTCACGGAATGACGGCTATTGAAAGAATAAAATCCTCTGGAACTACAAATCAGTTAGAGTTTTTACAATCTATGGTGCATTTGGCAACTGTAAAAAATAATGGAGGTATCCCAAACCCTATTTTGCACGAGGTACCGGAAACTTATTTAGAAAGAGAATCTAAAGACTACTTCAAGAAAAATTTTACAAATTTTAAAACTTCAACTACTCAAGATAAATTCTATTCAGAATTCCTAAAGTTTGCATCTGAAAATAATATCAAGGTACTAGTTTATAAGCCTCTTGTTTCTCCTTATTTGCAAGCCATTCTGAATTCAGAAAAATTTTATTCTGACTGGGAGAATGAAAAATATAAAATAGCAGATACATATAAAATGAGAATTTTAAATCTTAGCGAAAAAGAAAAAAATATCCAATGCAAAAAATTTGTAGATGTACACCACCTTAGCGGTGGATGCTACAATGAAGTTACAGATATTTTGCTAAGTACAATTTTTCCAAAGAAAAACCAATAA